The genome window ATGATGTAAACATTTGCTTGCGCAAACAAATTTACGATCAAAAAAACAGCAGCGTACGAATCATTCTTTATGCTCTAATTGATCACTTACTTTATATAACTGAAAGGTTAAGTCATCCCCTTCTTTATCGCCCAAAACGGCTGAATATCGGCTGCGAAGGTTATTCCAACACTGGTTGATCACATCTTCCAAAGCTTTGCCTTTATCCGTTGAATAGATGAGCGACAAACGTCCCTCCACGCGGCTGTATAGCAACCCTTTTCCGACAAGCTTCTCGATAAGACGGGTCACCGTAGAAGGTTGGAGATGGAGAATTTCGCCTAACTCTTTCTGTGAGATCCCTTCCTTTTCATACACGGCCATCAGTAAAAAAGCATGGGTTGGCGACAAACCGCTTACGGCAAACTCATCATCAGCCATTTTCGTGATAACCCGACTGAGCCGGTTTGCAGTGAAGTATAGGCATTCTTTTAAATAAATCTCGAGCATTTTGGCTGCCTCATTTCTGAATGGAACCAGCGAAATGTTGTTTGCGCAAACAAATGTAATACATTTCCAGCACAATGTAAAGTCTAAAATTCACGTCGACGTCCTCACCCATTTTGCAGCATTTCCATATCTGTCATATTCACCCTAAGGCAGAAAATCATATCCTATCTGGAAAGTCGGACACTCTAGCCGTCCTGTTCAGACACATATGCTTGAAACTGCTCAAAGTAAAGGAGTTGAGAAATTGACACGATCAGCGAAAAAAGCCTTCTACAGCTCTATCAAAATCGATGTCCTGATCCCGGCTATTGAGAAAGACCTCGGCACTCTTCCCTATGTCATTGACAGTATCCGTAAGCAAGTGAAGCATCCCATCGGTAGGATCATGGTTGTATCGC of Brevibacillus choshinensis contains these proteins:
- a CDS encoding MarR family winged helix-turn-helix transcriptional regulator; amino-acid sequence: MLEIYLKECLYFTANRLSRVITKMADDEFAVSGLSPTHAFLLMAVYEKEGISQKELGEILHLQPSTVTRLIEKLVGKGLLYSRVEGRLSLIYSTDKGKALEDVINQCWNNLRSRYSAVLGDKEGDDLTFQLYKVSDQLEHKE